One Carassius gibelio isolate Cgi1373 ecotype wild population from Czech Republic chromosome A7, carGib1.2-hapl.c, whole genome shotgun sequence DNA window includes the following coding sequences:
- the LOC128017223 gene encoding insulin receptor substrate 1-B-like isoform X3 → MENNTDSQSSTEDVRKSGYLRKQKSMHRRYFVLRTASERGPARLEYYESEKKFRGKAPVPKKALALETCFNINKRADSKNKHMIVLYTRAESFVVAAENETDQEEWYQAMVELQCKSKALCDSANGGDYGLPSPGPAFKEVWQVKVWPKGLGQAKNLVGIYRLCLTEKTVNFVKLNSDAAAVVLQLMNVRRCGHSENFFFVEVGRSAVTGPGEFWMQVEDSVVAQNMHETLLEAMKALSEEFRQRSKSQSAAAGAGGGTTSSNPISVPSRRHHPNPPPSQVGFTRRPRTEPPGTTGGCNSTSPTSRYSFPRTQTSNDGGKVDDGGGATTGGNATFSNPTTNGSCSNTPILRSTSVRAPTPVKAQHALMRSISTPAPSTAPSLPSGSEFCAIGTGTSSSGGIGNGSMYSRMPPRQPSVSGSLSDYGSSDEYGSSPGEHSLLTPTMQAESAGSSGGHSVGDVASNYILMGQRGASKPQPGQNALPQTRRVLRRSSSREGEAEGRIMSKRASLPPMALERHAPHRRAGEEAVEEDDYAIMTHTTTSRESFQSKQDSGAAARATGYLEVAAEPKGDAGSGETGVPYVIGVANGAMDNGYMSMLPGVTAPPVSLFHSLSVTISDPDSKSADDYMAMTPNNSISPPRQIRPPPSGTDGYMMMSPNSSCSPDQRGVPTVWIGSSSADSRTGSDYMNMSPISARSASSTPPPAEHHTPSDLHSQQPPPKMVYSYYSLPRSYKHNSSTHFGEGPGRGKHLVNGDRGLGGGRGLINSKAKHQEPPVGRHLSLSSSSYSSSSASSESLGEGEEKTVKITGGAATSTTAKDVEQGSLQQRQGFGRVKQGHPVQRGRPVSLFVDVSKANTLPRVRETPLPPEPKSPGEYVSIEFKGERNLKAGGNGTSGFRQDASLPPSTHRNLPRPISCVAGFLPFSHSSSTPIPPSTASEYVNMELGVSPSPSPISLTSLGFPPFPTPPVTPAAAPKAYDEHRSTVLNYDDEESGMGHRKTMHVPHPGDSPPACGDYTKMAFSLNLGSTLNCTSPKATLPDQPESVAPALGLGLGLDFPLAKIPNPDHGAKVIRADPQGRRRHCSETFQAPSSLLSCPDHTQVTARRHGFEGMLWGNSGSADISSKYINPGLPSLSVSQTSSMEQGLNYIDLDLANKESSHTATDGQATVHTPVARILSSVLGGGPAGGSVGTGVSGGSASNLNMYASIDFYKSEELRTHQGGSKDGTEC, encoded by the coding sequence GTAAAGCACTCTGTGATAGTGCGAATGGGGGAGACTATGGATTACCATCCCCTGGTCCTGCCTTCAAGGAAGTCTGGCAAGTAAAAGTTTGGCCTAAAGGTCTGGGCCAAGCCAAGAACCTAGTTGGCATCTACCGGCTCTGCCTGACTGAAAAGACAGTCAACTTTGTCAAGTTGAACTCTGATGCAGCTGCTGTTGTGCTCCAGCTGATGAATGTGAGGCGTTGTGGTCATTCTGAAAACTTCTTCTTCGTGGAGGTGGGTCGCTCTGCAGTAACTGGCCCTGGAGAGTTTTGGATGCAAGTGGAAGACTCTGTGGTAGCACAGAATATGCATGAGACTCTGCTGGAAGCCATGAAGGCTCTGAGTGAGGAGTTTCGCCAACGTAGCAAGTCTCAGTCAGCTGCCGCCGGAGCGGGAGGTGGCACCACTTCATCAAATCCTATTAGTGTTCCATCTCGACGCCATCATCCCAATCCTCCACCCAGTCAGGTTGGATTCACAAGACGTCCACGGACCGAACCACCTGGGACTACCGGAGGATGTAATAGCACTTCTCCAACTTCTCGCTACAGTTTTCCCAGAACTCAAACATCCAATGATGGGGGAAAAGTTGATGATGGAGGTGGTGCAACAACTGGAGGGAATGCAACATTTTCGAATCCCACGACTAATGGGTCATGTTCTAATACCCCTATACTAAGATCAACATCCGTTCGTGCACCAACCCCAGTCAAAGCACAGCATGCACTAATGAGATCCATCTCAACCCCTGCTCCTTCAACTGCACCAAGCCTACCTTCTGGATCTGAGTTTTGTGCAATAGGAACTGGGACAAGCAGCAGTGGTGGGATTGGTAATGGTAGCATGTACAGTCGAATGCCTCCCCGACAGCCCTCTGTCTCTGGTTCTCTTAGTGACTATGGTTCCTCAGATGAATATGGTTCCAGCCCTGGAGAGCATTCACTGCTAACCCCAACAATGCAGGCAGAGTCTGCAGGCAGCTCAGGTGGGCATTCTGTTGGGGATGTAGCATCCAACTACATCCTAATGGGTCAGAGAGGAGCATCCAAACCTCAGCCAGGCCAAAATGCATTACCCCAAACCAGGAGAGTTCTGAGGCGCTCCTCTAGCAGAGAAGGTGAAGCGGAGGGCAGGATAATGAGCAAGCGGGCCTCCCTGCCACCCATGGCCTTAGAGAGACATGCACCACACCGTAGAGCTGGTGAAGAAGCTGTTGAAGAGGATGACTATGCAATTATGACTCACACAACCACCAGCCGAGAATCCTTTCAATCAAAGCAGGATTCTGGAGCAGCAGCAAGAGCAACAGGCTACTTGGAAGTAGCTGCGGAGCCTAAAGGTGATGCTGGTAGTGGTGAAACAGGTGTCCCTTATGTCATTGGAGTAGCTAATGGAGCAATGGATAATGGCTACATGTCCATGTTGCCAGGAGTTACAGCTCCCCCAGTATCCCTTTTTCATTCCCTCTCAGTAACAATTTCAGATCCAGACTCAAAATCTGCTGATGATTACATGGCCATGACCCCCAataatagcatttcacccccacggCAGATCCGTCCACCACCTTCTGGCACAGATGGCTATATGATGATGTCTCCCAATAGTAGCTGTTCACCAGACCAACGGGGGGTCCCTACTGTCTGGATTGGCAGCAGCAGTGCTGATAGCCGAACTGGCAGTGACTACATGAATATGTCACCTATCAGCGCCCGCTCTGCCAGTAGTACTCCGCCACCAGCTGAGCACCACACTCCATCTGATCTGCATTCTCAGCAGCCTCCACCTAAGATGGTATATTCCTACTATTCTCTACCCCGCTCCTACAAACATAATTCTTCAACACACTTTGGGGAAGGGCCAGGAAGAGGgaagcatttggttaatggtgatAGAGGTCTGGGTGGAGGAAGGGGGCTTATTAATAGCAAGGCTAAGCATCAGGAACCCCCTGTTGGCCGACATCTGTCCCTCTCATCATCCTCATACTCCTCCAGTTCTGCTAGCAGTGAGAGCCTAGGTGAAGGTGAAGAAAAGACTGTCAAAATAACAGGAGGAGCAGCAACAAGTACTACTGCAAAGGATGTTGAGCAAGGATCCTTGCAGCAAAGGCAAGGGTTTGGAAGGGTAAAGCAAGGACATCCTGTTCAGAGGGGCAGGCCTGTTAGTCTGTTTGTGGATGTCTCTAAAGCCAACACTTTACCCAGAGTCCGTGAGACACCCCTTCCTCCTGAGCCTAAGAGCCCTGGGGAGTATGTCAGTATTGAGTTCAAGGGTGAGAGGAACCTAAAGGCAGGAGGTAATGGAACCAGTGGATTTCGGCAAGATGCTTCTCTTCCACCCAGTACCCACCGCAACTTACCCAGGCCTATTTCTTGTGTCGCTGGATTCTTGCCTTTCTCGCATAGCTCCTCAACCCCTATCCCTCCATCAACTGCCTCTGAGTATGTCAATATGGAGCTAGGAGTTTCACCATCCCCTTCACCCATCTCCCTCACATCACTTGGATTTCCACCATTTCCCACCCCTCCTGTCACACCTGCAGCAGCCCCTAAAGCTTATGATGAGCACAGATCGACAGTTCTAAATTACGATGATGAAGAGAGTGGGATGGGACATAGAAAAACCATGCATGTACCACATCCAGGAGACTCACCCCCAGCCTGTGGTGACTACACAAAGATGGCCTTTAGCCTGAACTTAGGCAGCACATTAAATTGTACATCACCAAAAGCCACTTTGCCAGACCAGCCTGAGTCAGTAGCTCCAGCCCTAGGTTTGGGACTAGGACTAGACTTTCCACTTGCCAAAATCCCAAACCCAGATCATGGGGCTAAAGTTATCAGAGCAGATCCTCAAGGTCGTCGACGCCACTGCTCTGAAACGTTCCAAGCTCCTTCCTCACTTCTTTCTTGCCCTGATCACACCCAAGTTACAGCCCGTCGGCATGGTTTTGAGGGTATGCTTTGGGGGAACAGTGGCTCAGCAGACATCTCATCTAAGTACATCAATCCTGGACTACCCAGTCTATCTGTTTCACAGACATCCTCCATGGAACAGGGTCTCAATTACATAGACTTGGACCTGGCTAACAAGGAAAGCTCCCATACTGCCACAGATGGGCAAGCAACTGTCCACACACCTGTTGCCCGTATCCTTTCCTCTGTGCTGGGTGGAGGACCAGCAGGGGGCTCTGTAGGAACTGGTGTTTCAGGTGGTAGTGCTTCAAACCTCAACATGTACGCTAGCATTGACTTCTACAAGTCAGAGGAGTTACGGACACACCAAGGTGGCAGCAAAGAT